CACTGACGCCTCAGTGCTGGCTCTCCACGCACCAGATGGAGATCCAGCGCACTGAACCCAACACAGCGCAGGGGGCCGATCAGATCCATCTGACGCTGCAGCACCTTGCCGTTGCGTCGAGCCTGTCGTCCTCCCCGTCGCCGCAGTTCGAGTTCGACCACATCCTCATCAAGGCAGGTGGCCTTAAGCAGAGCGCGGGAGGCATCCCAGTGGATCAGATCCGCATCCTGGCTGGATCGATGTGAGCGCAGGCTGCCCAGCAGCTCCACTGATTCGAGCAGGTTGGATTTGCCAACGCCGTTGCTGCCGATCACCAGCAGACGCGGCGCATCAATCTCCAGCTGCAGATTGCAGTGGTTGCGGAACTCCTGCAGTTCGAGCCGGAGAAGCCGAATCGGTCCGGGTGCGGTGTGTGGCTAAGGTAACTGGAGCGTGGTTGTTCTCCCAGCCGCCGCGTGGGCATGTAGCTCAGTTGGATAGAGCATCAGATTCCGGTTCTGAGGGTCGGGGGTTCGAGTCCCTCCATGCTCGTGTTCAGAAAGATCGACCGGTTATCGCAGCCGCAGGCCCATCGCCCTGATCCCGCCAGGATCAAGAATGAAGCCGCGCGATTTCAGTGCATCCAGCGCCTCGGCAGGTGCTGCAATCGAAATGCTGCATCCGGGCAAATCTCTGCGTAAACAGGCCAGTGAACGGTGAACCAGCACCTCCAGCAATCTGGCTTGATCAGGTCCTGAAGCGGCTGCCAGGTTCCAGAGATTGGCATTCAGCGCCTGATCACTGGTGGCTCTGACGAAGCCCACAAGCCGCTGCTCTTCACTGTCGAGGATGCTCAGGTGCCAGATGCTGCGTTGCAGTGCCAGCGGCCAGCGTTCCACCGGGTGGGGTTGATCGCCGCAGTCTTCCAGCAGGGCATTGATGCTGTTCCCATCGGGAACGAACTCCATGCTCACGCTGTAGCGCTCTGGGAGCCGTGGAACGGCGGCCTGTTGGCGAAAGGGAAGCAGTGCCACCGCGACTCAACCGGTGTTGCGCATGCCTGCGGCAATGCCGTTGATGGTGAGCAGGGCGCCGCGCAGAAGCTCACTGCGGCTGTAGGTCCGACCGTCGCCGTCACTCGGAAATTCGCTCATCGGTGGCTGACGGTTCTGATCACGCAGGCGTTTGAGTAAGGCCACCTGCAAGAACCCCAGCGGCACGATCGTGCGGTTGCGCAGGTTCACCGACAGCTGCAGTGCCGGGTCGGCATCCAGCAATCTGTCCTGTCTGGTGATGTCCAGAACCAGGCGTCGAGTGAGTGTGTATTCATCAGCGATCGTCGTGTAGATCCGTTCAAAGGCATCGCGATGGCTTGCACTGCCGAGGCTGGTCACGTAGTGACGGGCCAGATCGAGATCGACTTTGGAGAGAGTCATCTCCACTTTGGAAATCAGCATCCGGAAGAAGGGCCAGCGCTGGTGCAGGGTGCGCAGCAAGGTCATCTGCTCTGGATCAGCTTCCAGCTCTTCACTGAGAGCTGTGCCCACACCGAACCAGCTGGGCAGCAGGAATCGGCTCTGGGTCCAGCCAAACACCCAGGGAATCGCACGCAGGCTGGACAGATCCCTGGCGCCGGATTTGCGCCGTGCTGGACGACTGGAGATCTGCAGTTTGCTGATCTCTTCAATTGGAGTCACCTGCTCGAAAAAGGCCACTAGGTCGGGATTGTCATGCACAAGGGCCCGGTAGTGGCGTCGTGAGCATTTCGCGAGTCGAGCCATGAGCTCGTTCCAGCTTGGGGTGGCATCCAGCTGATTGGTGACCAGGCTGTTTTGCACCACTGCTGTGGTGACCGTTTCAAGGTTGTAAAGAGCCAGCTCAGGCAGGCTGTACTTGGAAGCCAGCACTTCGCCCTGCTCGGTGATCTTGATGCGTCCCTGCAGCGTGCCGCTCGGTTGGGCCAGGATTGCCTGGTAAGCGGGGCCACCGCCTCTGCCGACGGAGCCTCCACGGCCGTGGAACAAACGCAGGGCCACACCATTGCGAGCAGCCAGATCCTGCAGCGCAATCTGAGCCTTGTGAATTTCCCAGTTGCTGGAGAGGAATCCAGAGTCCTTATTGCTGTCGGAATAACCGAGCATCAGTTCCTGGAGCGGCAGTCCCTGACTGCCCACGCGAGGCAACAGGTTTCTGTACAGCTTTGTCTGGAAGAGCTCGCCCATCACTTCAGGAGCTCGTTGAAGATCCTCCACGGTTTCGAACAGAGGAACCACCAACAGATCGGCATGGCCAGCGGAGGGATCCACGAGGCCCGCCTCCTTGGCCAGCAGCAGCACCTCCAGTAAGTCGGAAACGCTGTGACTCATGGAAATGACGTACGTGCGGCAGATGCGGCTGCCGAATTCGTCCTGAAGGCGATGCAGCATCCGGAACACATCCACCGTTTCCGCGGTGGTGGCAGACCAATCCACTGCAGGAGGTATCAAGGGGCGACGCGTCTGCAGTTCCTGCAGCAACCAGTTCACGCGCTCCGGCTCATTCAGGTCTCCATAGGCCTGGTCTGGATTGAGATATCGGCTGAGTTCATCCAGCGCGTCACTGTGCCGCGTGCTTTCCTGACGGATATCGAGCCCCGCAAGCGAGAAGCCGTAGATGTGAACCTGTGTGAGCAGGGTGTCGAGGGGCTCACAAGTGAGATCAGTGCTCACCAGGCTTGTGCGGATCAGCTCAAGATCACTGCGGAATTCGGCGACCGACCCGTAATGGAGGGCTTCGCTCGGCTGATTTTCGGGAGCAAACGGCTGGAGGCTCTCAGCCGGAGCTCGCCATCCGGCATCGGCCAGCTGATCATTTCTCAACTTGGTGAGACGCAACCGTTCGAGCATGAAGCTCATCTTTAAGCGGTAGGGCTCGAGGCGGTAGCGAGTGGCTCGCTCCTCGTAGACCTCCGGGAAGCGAAACCGATCCATTTCCAGTGATTCGAGCAGCGAAGCACTCACCTGACTCCACTGCATCGAGATGCTGAGCTGGTCGCGCAGGCTCTGGACGGCACTGATGTAGCGGTCCAGCATCAACTGACGCTGATAACAGGCTGTCCGCCAGGTGATGTCTGTAGTGACGGAAGGGTTGCCGTCGCGATCGGATCCCACCCAAGACCCGAAG
This genomic window from Synechococcus sp. MIT S9220 contains:
- a CDS encoding N-acetyltransferase; its protein translation is MALLPFRQQAAVPRLPERYSVSMEFVPDGNSINALLEDCGDQPHPVERWPLALQRSIWHLSILDSEEQRLVGFVRATSDQALNANLWNLAAASGPDQARLLEVLVHRSLACLRRDLPGCSISIAAPAEALDALKSRGFILDPGGIRAMGLRLR
- the ppc gene encoding phosphoenolpyruvate carboxylase; this encodes MIMTTPDPDPLSMSSSPAMIPASDQPRAAVQETSGNGHLLQQRLALVEDLWQTVLRSECPAEQAERLLRMKQLSDPALPEPSAVSSDSVVSLIRDMDLSEAIAAARAFSLYFQLVNILEQRIEEDSYLESIVRSQELAEQVDPFTPPLATQTEPATFSELFERLRRLNVPPAQLETLLQELDIRLVFTAHPTEIVRHTVRHKQRRVASLLQQLETAFETSPREADGIRLQLEEEIRLWWRTDELHQFKPSVLDEVDYALHYFQQVLFDAMPQLRRRLTTALSGSYPDVQLPPSSFCTFGSWVGSDRDGNPSVTTDITWRTACYQRQLMLDRYISAVQSLRDQLSISMQWSQVSASLLESLEMDRFRFPEVYEERATRYRLEPYRLKMSFMLERLRLTKLRNDQLADAGWRAPAESLQPFAPENQPSEALHYGSVAEFRSDLELIRTSLVSTDLTCEPLDTLLTQVHIYGFSLAGLDIRQESTRHSDALDELSRYLNPDQAYGDLNEPERVNWLLQELQTRRPLIPPAVDWSATTAETVDVFRMLHRLQDEFGSRICRTYVISMSHSVSDLLEVLLLAKEAGLVDPSAGHADLLVVPLFETVEDLQRAPEVMGELFQTKLYRNLLPRVGSQGLPLQELMLGYSDSNKDSGFLSSNWEIHKAQIALQDLAARNGVALRLFHGRGGSVGRGGGPAYQAILAQPSGTLQGRIKITEQGEVLASKYSLPELALYNLETVTTAVVQNSLVTNQLDATPSWNELMARLAKCSRRHYRALVHDNPDLVAFFEQVTPIEEISKLQISSRPARRKSGARDLSSLRAIPWVFGWTQSRFLLPSWFGVGTALSEELEADPEQMTLLRTLHQRWPFFRMLISKVEMTLSKVDLDLARHYVTSLGSASHRDAFERIYTTIADEYTLTRRLVLDITRQDRLLDADPALQLSVNLRNRTIVPLGFLQVALLKRLRDQNRQPPMSEFPSDGDGRTYSRSELLRGALLTINGIAAGMRNTG